In Eretmochelys imbricata isolate rEreImb1 chromosome 14, rEreImb1.hap1, whole genome shotgun sequence, a genomic segment contains:
- the LOC144274615 gene encoding antigen-presenting glycoprotein CD1d-like, producing the protein MLLPLLLLPWAWGALAASPPVPPASVTLRLLQIYVFHNASSIGMEGMALLGDLETHSMDCITCKIRFRQPWAQQGLTPKQWQDLELLIQRSLSDFILKVNRRAQQQGMGYPFVIQGSLGCELHPNGTSRRFYDAGVNGEDFISFEADAGKWVARQGDNVAALYARDLLNRDKGAASVIQLLLRTCVNELKSFVQHGKESLERPEWPVAVVFARVPPQAGTPAPLLLVCRVTGFYPRPVCVAWLQGGEEVPLGWWLNSSRILPNTDLTYQLRSSLAMEPGDRHSYACRVEHSSLGGQSLLIPWEQTRCWGPGLVVGIFLGVVAIAAVAVVLWWSRRRGYQDVGPGESSP; encoded by the exons aTGCTGCTccctctgcttctccttccctgggcATGGGGGGCCCTGGCTG cctcccctcctgtCCCGCCAGCGTCTGTCACCCTCCGGCTGCTCCAAATCTATGTCTTCCACAACGCCAGCTCCATTGGCATGGAGGGGATGGCCCTGCTGGGCGACCTGGAGACCCACTCCATGGACTGCATCACCTGCAAGATCCGCTTCCggcagccctgggcccagcagggccTGACCCCGAAGCAGTGGCAGGACCTGGAGCTGCTGATCCAGCGCTCTCTATCCGACTTCATCCTTAAAGTGAACAGAAGAGCTCAGCAGCAGGGAATGGGCT ACCCCTTTGTTATCCAGGGCTCCCTCGGGTGCGAGCTGCACCCCAATGGCACCTCGAGGCGATTCTATGACGCCGGAGTGAACGGCGAGGACTTCATCAGCTTTGAGGCGGACGCAGGCAAATGGGTTGCTCGGCAGGGGGATAATGTGGCTGCGCTCTACGCCCGGGACCTTCTCAACCGGGATAAAGGTGCAGCCAGCGTGATTCAGTTGCTCCTGAGAACGTGTGTCAATGAGCTCAAGAGCTTCGTCCAGCATGGGAAAGAGTCTCTGGAGAGGCCAG AGTGGCCGGTAGCCGTGGTGTTTGCCCGAGTGCCTCCCCAAGCCGGGACCCCTGCGCCGTTACTGCTGGTTTGCCGGGTCACCGGTTTCTACCCCCGGCCTGTCTGCGTGGCctggctgcagggtggggaggaggtgccACTAGGCTGGTGGCTGAACTCCAGCAGGATCCTGCCCAACACGGACCTGACCTACCAGCTGCGCAGCTCCCTGGCCATGGAGCCAGGCGACCGGCACAGCTACGCCTGCCGGGTGGAGCACAgcagcctgggggggcagagcctgcTGATTCCCTGGG AGCAGACCAGGTGCTGGGGCCCTGGCCTGGTCGTAGGCATCTTCCTGGGGGTTGTGGCCATAGCTGCCGTAGCCGTGGTGCTGTGGTGGAGCAGACGCAG GGGCTACCAGGATGTTGGACCAGGGGAGTCCAGTCCCTGA
- the LOC144274609 gene encoding C-type lectin domain family 2 member D-like, which produces MPGGALCQEGTTQEGQTGDGPSITEGLVTSSRTGPRSNEFRKRVSRGVPAAIIAAVTVFMLVIILTLVVLLAVEKSKPPLAAPVPPAVPCCPDGWIGYQGKCYYFSETEGNWNNSQSHCSALNASLTGIDGDQEKHFLLGFKGFFGRWIGLQREPGQPWRWPNGTEFDQRFPISGGGDCAYLIEDNGISSSRCGTGRSWICSKSDAHTMWKGHDMESQV; this is translated from the exons atgccaggaggagcactgtgccaggagGGAACTACCCAAGAAGGACAAACTGGAgatggacccagtatcactgagGGCCTAGTGACCTCCAGCAGAACAG GTCCTAGGTCTAACGAGTTCAGGAAACGCGTTTCCCGTGGAGTCCCAGCTGCCATCATAGCTGCAGTCACAGTTTTTATGTTGGTCATCATCCTTACTCTAGTAGTACTTTTAGCAG TGGAAAAATCCAAACCACCTCTGGCTGCTCCAGTCCCACCTGCTGTGCCCTGCTGCCCGGACGGCTGGATTGGGTACCAAGGGAAATGCTATTATTTCTCCGAGACTGAAGGGAACTGGAACAATAGCCAGAGCCATTGCTCTGCACTCAACGCCTCCCTGACTGGGATTGACGGTGACCAGGAAAAG CATTTCCTGCTGGGCTTTAAGGGTTTCTTTGGCCGTTGGATTGGCCTCCAGAGGGAGCCAGGCCAGCCCTGGAGATGGCCCAATGGCACCGAATTCGACCAGCG ATTTCCCATAAGTGGAGGAGGCGACTGTGCATATCTGATTGAAGACAACGGGATCAGCAGCTCGAGGTGTGGCACAGGGAGATCCTGGATCTGCAGCAAATCTGATGCCCATACAATGTGGAAGGGACATGATATGGAATCACAAGTTTGA